The genomic region TATAAAACACTTTTCTGCATGTTCCCAAAcaggtgttttttatttaataaatgttGATAGAATGGCTCTCCCTAATAGCTACACTGGGCATAAACACAGAACAAAATCACAGTGAAACTCCAGATAATGTGGTACTTCTTGAACGATGATTTGTTCTTAATCATTTTGGTTTGGAATTTGTAGGTTTCATGAATAATGGGGCTTAAACACTATAGAAAAAAACAGCTGGAATAGTGATTTCAGAAAGACCTGTTAAGAGAGTGACAGAAAAAAGTCACCTGTCATTCActtctatataaataaaatagatGGCCCTAAAAGTGTTTCATCTTTCATCAAATGCAAAGAAAAACAGTATAGGTTATTACAAGTATTATTCAAAATACATATTGACTATGCCATTTCATTTTTATCATTTGTattaaaattagtggtgggccgttatcggcgttaacggcgttcgataatgtgatactcttatcggtcGATAcaaaaaatattgccattaatctattcttaaagttgggttgggaactgggtcaaaatgggtaagcaaactatgatgactttcaccttgatagtttagctcgggtgtattcctaaccaaattgcacagtagggggtgaaacgagttttcaaacctgtggaTTACAAAGACTACCACAACAAATCGCACaagtgtttacatggatgcagccacaaagccgtcaggtttgcttcatgtaaaattcatttttaagaagcttcctaatggagacattgacaagactaaagttgtttgcaccttatgcaatgcGGAATTAGTTTACTGTAGGAGtactaccagtctgaagtaccatttaaacgcaaagcacccgtttgctaatgctgctgacgctgggtcaagcactgatgcagcccagggcaAGAGTCGCCACCAAACTACTCTGAGTGCAACCAAGGCAAGGTCAGCGCAGCTCTATCAGACAAGTTGACCAATCACTTCACTCAGTGGATTGCCACTAGCTGCCGGCCCATAAGCATGgttagaaaccctatctcaaagactgacttttagttaGTTATTTTACAGCAATCGCAACATGGcaccccctcggccgctcaacaatcgttacacgccacccccccccccccgttcaacaaacaacttacgttcgccaccccgaaattttctgacgccccctcactgtataggttctggcgccggccctgaatTGAATAGAAACACCTTAGTACAGTTAGAGATTATGTACAATTTGTTAGCCATATATCAATTCTCCATCAATGGTCAGGACCTCTGATAGCTTGATATGTTTGGGTATCCAGACTTATACCAGCAGTGATCTCGTGTCATATAAAACTGCAGCAATGTTGCATCAACCAGCATCACTATGTGGCTGAAAATGAACTGTCACACATTTAATATCAAGTATGCTGTGGTCCAGTAGTCCTGTAACCAGCCAATAATGAACAAGGGAAGAAGCTGAGACAATATGTGTGGCAACATATTGGCCACAGTTTGTAAGTGTATAAGTGTAACTAAAAAGTAACCAAGTGTAGATGCAAGGTATGTCTTTCAGATGAAAGGTGTAGTAACGGCTTTATGTTACATGTGGGAAGTATTTTTAAAGTAGGTGGATTTGAAAGGGTGCaaatagattagattagattagattattgACATATAGTTCAAGAAAATTCAAATTGGTTTGGTTTTAGTGGCTTTTAGCAATGATTCTACAATTATTATTGCCAGTTGTTTTCATTGGTAGTAGATAAGTACATGATGAAAATATTTCATTTGGTGGCCCAAATTTTAACGTTTTCAGCGATTGTGATCTTTTACTGGTCTGTGTACATCAATTCAGtgtcaaatacagaaaattgTTGCTCTGATAATTGAAAATTTTATGTAATTATGGTACATACACATCTCATCCTTTCCTATGGACATTCACAAGCGAGATTCAGAATGTAAGCAGAAGTATATTCTAATCAAATCATAATTCTGAATATGGAGTACACTTTTAGTCATTGTAAAGAACTGTCATGACACAACATGCTTTCAGTGCAGTTAAGACTTCCAAACTCATGTGTTTATGAACTCATTATTTTTTACCTAAAATGTGAGATCCAGTTCATCCTGAAGTTGTCAGCCAACACATAACCAGTAATACTAGATCTACAAGAatgaaatatgtaaatatgcaaATGAGTACCAGTCTATTGTGAGCTAATTAGTCAATTTAAAATCAACAAAAATGTATGGGAATGATTGGGAAATTTGGTAGGTAATTTTTACTAATTGGTTGTCGAGGTAAATAGTTTGTAATATGCTGATGTACTGAAATAAAATACGACGTTTACATATgtcatgtgtatgtgttgtatGAGCTTTGAAGTACAACTGTGCCCATGTCTGCACAGTCTATTACCCATCATTTGTATGGTTTTAAACAGAGAACATAAACATGGTTGTATTTTTAAATAGGCCTAAGTGCCCATTGGCTATAACTACATTGTTGGCACTAGAGTTGTGATGATAATTTACATTTCCCAACAAATGAAAGTTGACTCCTTCACTCTGGTTTCTATAATAAGCCATTCCTAGAAGATGGTAATATGAACCCTCTTATAGTGTATGTTGTAGtcacaaaacaataaaaacaagggCTGCACCCAAGTCACAATATATGCAGCTACCTCATGCCAGCATTTTACAACTATGGCCAGGAAATACTGTGAAAATGTGTGATAAAAGTTAATCAAGGTTAAGAACAAGCAGCTACGACGAGTTTCGGATCAAAGCAGTCGCAATGATTCGAATCCAATAAAACAAGGAGGAGTTCAGACCCGACTCCACCTCTCGGGCTTTTGGTTCTGAATGACGGCGGACGGGGGTATGTGTCTATGCTTTTTTTGTGAACAAGCAGTTATTTGATGGGGCAAATGTAGGCTACATAAACTAACTACAGCCTAACGAGTGGTAAACAAAGAGCGTAGTTAAATGTTAAATCGTTAGAAACACCATAATGGTACATCACATCTCATCGTTGACTTGGTTATGAAACTCGATGGGCACGCCTACAAAATTGTTATCTAACATTGAAAGACGCCATTGTAGTTCTAGGGTCACAAGAAACTTTCTTTACGCATAACGCAACATTCAGGCTTGTCATTAAAGGTAAGACGATTAaacgcacacaggaacacatTGGGGAATAACCGCTAATTATCCGAGTCACTGAATTTTGTACGGGCTAACTTAACTACTTAGTTGTGTTGCTAACCACGAGCAATGAACACGAACTTTGGGTTACTTGACTGTGGCTCATATCTGATTATTAAACCGACTTACAGTGTGtctatatatacactgtatatatacacacatctcAGTGTTAATAACCGAGTGTTAATTTAAGTCTTAATTTAAGTGACGAGCATGTTAAAAACTAATGCTTAAATAGTTAGAACTATAGCCTAACAAAGACATCTCAGGTGAACGAAGAAAGCACACCAAATAACATTTACCAATAGCCATTTGACTATGACTTTCTCAAAATAACTAATAACTACCAATCATTATGATATGCGTACTGTGTAACATTGCACGTCTCTTTGACTTTGGGCAGATCACAAACCGTTGCCTATATTTTAAGTTAGATAAGCATTTGGGTTGGGCTAGGGGAGTTGGTCAAAGGCAGTTTGTGCTTTAACAGTTAACTAGTTAAGTTAATTTTCTAagttatttgaattaattgatTGATTCACCAAGACAAAATCACATCTGCTGTGTATGTTTTATACTGTACTCTGTCGGTACTCTGTAGTACTGTTCTCTGTTTTGGAATGGAGTCACTAATGTTCAGTTAATCAAATTTAAGAAATTGTATTTAAGATCTCACATAACTTGATCGAGTATTAAGACACTAGATGTATAGGGTGGCAGATGTCCAGGAGAAAGATCTGACGTACATCATTATGCCATTGtgcaattatttaaaacatgcaGTCTTTGTTGCAGACATGTGGCTTCCAATGTTGGGTTTGACTGCCCTACCACATGTTGGTGGGTTTTTTGGAGGCTACATCACAAGAAAGGAGGTGAAGACCTGGTATACTACACTGAACAAGCCATCATGGAGGCCACCAAATGCTGCGTTTCCAGTGGTATGGACATCTCTCTACACTGGCATGGGGTTAGTATTTGACACATTGTAATAtgtatacattttatatattctCAGGTTCCAGGCtcccatttaaaaaaatgaatacagATTATTGTACTTGCAACAGTGTTGGTCCCTATAAGGGTAATTGTCTAATTAAAGAATTGTTACTTTAATGCAACTAGTTGCTTGTTGGGACTTGAATGCAACTCGCATGCATCTTGACAAAAATGAATCAGTTCAAACACAACCAACGTTTTACAAAATGTATGATTACATCATAATTTAGTTAATATAAATTGGCTCTTATTTTTGATATTTGCTATATAAAATAAGATGTTAGAACTTCTGTTGTCTTTGTATAATTGCCATTCTTTTCCCTCTATGCATCTAGCTAGATTCTTCTTTGTATGTTACACTCAAGTATCCATCACCGTTATTTTTGATGTCATTGCACGTTTTGCATGACCCGTTTTGCAAAAGTTATTCTAAAGTTAGGCAGTCATTTTATGACCTTGTACTACTCTGGTGCTTTTCCCCCATAGTATCTTttttgaaaacattttttttagatATGGTTCATACCTGGTCTGGAAAGAGCTGGGAGGCTTCACGGAGGACGCTGTGGTACCATTGGGTCTTTACGGCCTGCAGCTCGCACTGAACTGGGCCTGGACCCCCATCTTTTTTGGGGCACACAAGATCAAGCTGGTGAATTTGTGCTTTTCTTGACTTTATGGAGACATGCCTTTATGCAACTAACATTTTGTCAGTCATATAATAATATTGAGGTAGCATTGTATTTAATACACCATGTACAATTGAGTCCAATTTAGGAACTGTAATTGACATTGCAAAAGTAATGTATTTTCAAGAAGCCAGGTAATAAATAACTAATCTGCTTGACAATTCTCAACTTCTCTCCTTGCAGGCACTCATTGAAGTTGTGGTGCTCACAGGTACAGTGGCAGCCACCATGGTGTCTTGGCACCCAGTGAGCCGCACTGCTACCCTCCTGATGGCTCCATATCTGGGCTGGCTCTGCTTGGCTACCACCCTCAACTACTGCATCTGGAGGGACAACCCTGAGACCAAAAAAGATTAGAGGGCAATCTATGTACGCATATACACTTACTACAGTTGGCACACTAACTTACATGGCCTTTACAAGGAATCTTCCTTTAATCTTGAGTGCACAATGTGATGTCTTTAATACAGCATCAGATTGGCTAATAAATTTTTTactaataaatatttaagtgaAAAGGATTGTGCAGCATCATTCATTTTATATCagcaaaatattttaataactaTGTAGatttttataataaaataaatgtctTATTACTTCCACATGCTCAGCTGTTATGCCTTGCCGAAGTCATCACTCTGCACAATATACAAGAAACAGTGCAACACTCATGTCATAcccattgttttgttttggtttttcccAGATTAGTCAAACTACTAATTACTGGACATGCATCTGTAATATATGCAGTGCATATTTTCTTATTTGCCTTATGAGAAAGTTCTGTTTAAAACCGATTAATGTGGCTCTGTTTAATTTGAATCATGATTCATTTCAGATAAATCTTCAGATTAATTGCCTAGTCAGTAATTTTTTCAAGTGTCTAGTGCAATGTACCTTTTTAATGGTTCCCAAGACATGAACATAATGTAATTCTATgttcaaccctaaccctaggggcagtcttggtctggtggttagggaactggtcttgtgaccgaagggtgGTGGGTTTGATTCCTTGAGCAAcgtacctaaccccaactgctccctgggtgccggGCTGCCCattgctctgggcacatgtgtagcgtaatcactagtgtgtgtgtgttctaactgtacCAATGGATAAAAGTGgaagacaaatttcaattgtggtgaaaaatcacatgacatatggcacatttacattttacattaagtATTGTACAAGAATACAGGGGATATTAAGCACACTGAGCTGACAGCAGTAGTGGCAATGCACCATATACAAAGTGATAAAATAAGTAACATTTGAGAATTGAAGAACTATAGAAGTATCTTTAGGTGAACGTGACTATTTTTCAGGCTTCTCAGGCAATCCATCTTCTGGTTTTGAGGAGAATCGCCCCATCAGCGTCTTCCACAATCCCTTTTTTGCTTCATCCATTTGTTGCATACTTCCTACAGGAGAATAATTTAATAACATGAAACTGGGGTCTGTTAGATAAGCAATCATTAAGAtgaaaaaattaaaatattttaaaacgtaTTTCAGTCTTTGCACCTTGAAAAACAGAGTTTCCAAAGTATGTAAGAACAGAGTGAAAGAAAGGCTATAGGTGTTTGTTCCAAGTATGCACACATATAGCTGATTTCACAAATTAGGCAAGGAAGATTTGATTGATTTCTGTAATATTACATTAATTTAGACTAAAACCATGAAAAAATAATCAAAAAATCCTTTAATGAATTTAACCATTATCAGATGAGAGTTGGAGTGCTTGTTTTAATTCCCACTTTTAGTTTTGACCTAAAATCCTCCCATTAATGATTTTCCCATTACTGATCAAGGTTTCTTGTGCAATGTTTGGTCAAGATAACTTTTTAAATGTTATATATGCTTAATAACAAAAAATCTTACTGTCTTAAACCTGTATATATTAGTTAtttaaacagcaaaactcaCCTGTTGACAACAACATCCGACACTCTTCCACTGTCACACCCGTAAAACTTGTGTCTTTTGCTCGTGGAAACTAAAACAAATATTAGATATATTCCATTCAGTTTAATAATAGTGTAGCAAtactgtttaaaaatgtctCAATTTTAACGAAAATTTGAAAGGATCAATAAAACCACTATAGTGACATTCTCACTTCACTCACCTTTTCTTTGTAAACGTTGCTGTTGATACGGGCCAGACTTTCATACATCTGATCACATTTTTCTAAGTCAGCGATCTATAAGAATAAAATTCTTTTTGAAGTCAAACAacgttttttaaataatattgCCAAAAGCTTACTGACCTAGCTATGTAATGCAAGGCAAACATTACTTTAATTGGGATTTTCCTGAATAACGTAAAAACttaaacaccacagcactgatcTTTTCTATAAGCTATCAGTCAAGTTTTACCTAATGAATTGTTTCACaaagcctgcacacacacaagcagcaagTCCTGCTGAACAGCAAACGTACACATGATAATCCTAGTCTTTttaaagaaacatttcaaaaatatctacacAAATCACATCATATTTCAAGCTATACAGGTACAGGGATCAATATGACGATAAATAAATCTTGACTCTTAAGTCCAGCTTCAAAATGCATAACCTTTTTTGACCACCACTGTTTCTACATTACAGAGACTTTCCAACCAAACTGTTAGACTGGACCATCAGGACGTTTCACAGATTCACTCTAACTGACCTCTGCTAACACACCCAGATACCAGCAGCGACGTGTTGGTAGTTTTAAAGGGCAAATAAGCTAACGTTACCTGAGTATTTTCGCCTTCGCGGAATGCACTCGCCACCCTTTGCCTTAAGAAGGTGCCCAAATCTCGACCTTTTTTCGATTCGTCTCTTGGCCATTCCTCGCACAACTTGAGGAATCGGCGGTACCTGGTGACAGACATTTTGACTGTCGGTGAACGAAGGGTTAAAGTCGGGAGGCCGTGGAGGGACAAACTACCAAACTACTAAATGCGAACGGCGTTTCTATCGACGTCAGCGATGACGCGGCGACACGCGCAGATCCATATTTCCTCGGCCTCGTGCGTCGTTAGGTCACTTGTGGTTCGGCTGCGTAGCCATCGCGTCCTCATCTGTAGTTCAAGCCGTTGTACCTCGTTTTAAGATTTACAGTAATCGCAAAGAAATCAGTGAAAACCATGAACGGTGCTGGAAAGAAAAATGAAGGTAGACCTGGCGTTGTGGGATGGATTGGCACCGCTTATCGATTCGCGACGGATAGAAATGATTTCAGAAGGTCAGTTGACGTTAGCTATTTAGCACAGCACGCCTCTAAAGCATCTAGTTAACCAACACTCCGGGCCCATACAGCTCCTGTATGCGgatttaaatgttattttcaaATGCCAAAGTAAACGTTAAAAACTTGATACATTTGTAATGTAATGATAACCTTATCACCGGGATCTTGTAAGTATTAGTATTGTCAGTCTTTGGATAAACGGTTTTTTTAAGTCTCTTTCCTCTTCTTATAGGAATCTTCTGGTGAATCTAGGTCTGTTTGCAGCAGGAGTTTGGGTAGCAAGGAATCTTTCAGACTTTGACCTGATGTCTCCTCAGCCAGTCACGTAGTTCCAACCAAATTATAGTGTCTTACAGGTaacaagagaaaaaaaaacaataactgCCTATGCCCAAAGTGTCTTAGTAGTAAGGCGGTTAATGAATCATTAGTGTATTCCATTTTATTATTGTAAAAAGCCATGGATTGTATGGCTGAAGCAGCCCTAAAAATCAGTGGTCATTGGCATCCACTAAAGtgtgtaaagacaaaaaaaatcattattGCAAAAGAGAATACTTTTAGATGAAACTTTTTTGCTTGGTCTTCCAAATACAGTTTTTCACTCTACATGTTTATATATTCTtaacaggaggaggagcagatATTTCTTATGAAAAAGAATGACTTCACAACATTGGGAATGAAGGGAACAGACCAGTGAACATGCATTTGGACCAACAACTAATGGAGGATTCTAAATGCTGttgtagattttttttttattacagtgaaacaactttttaaaatgtctttattTCAATTTAAACAATGCCTTTAAAGGTTACACAATATGAAAACATTCTCTCTGGAGCAAGACTATTTGAACATGATTAGTCACACACCTGGAAGAAGAGAATACACAGATGTATATAAAACTCAATAAAATACTGATGTACTTCCATTTTGATCTCTAAAGCAGTTCATGGATGCATTACCTGTGCCCTTCTGTGAAGATAAAAGCTGGACCCAGGTCTCTTTCTCCAACCTGAAGGACAAACGGTTTGAGACGAATCAATAAAGTTAGGCTTGGACTTCAGCGTTTTCTCTGTCCAAATTCCATTGAAAGCACATGTTGCAGCAAAGACATTTACTGTACGAATTCCAAGCATAGAGTCAGGATTCAGAAAAATAGTTACCGCGTCTGTGCAGCAAGTAGAAAAGCAGTGGCAGCTCGTGAGTGGTTGTGGGCAAGATGAAGGAAGAAGACATCTGGAGGCAGACCCAACATCCTGGTCTTTAACTCCTCTACACGAACATGAGCTGGAAACACTGCATGGTCTTGAACACTGAACCTATGTCCACTGGTAGAATGTACAGAAGATGCATACAAAGTTTGAAGTTCAGCTAAGGTACCATGCTCAGAATTTCAAGACTTAAAGCATAGGATATCTAGCACCAAAAGCTATTTGAATACATATCTATAATACTCATGCCTCTTGACGGAGAAGAGCAAGAGGTCATTGAAGAGATGCAGGTAGATGTCCGTGCGTGAGACAGTGGAATTACTCTTGATGGTCAACTTTTTCAAGGGTCCCGCTCGAATCAGATGTCGCCCGCTTGCGATTAAAGGTATTGACTGATTGTAAACAGTGAGAAGAGAAAATGTTAACCAATgtaaaaagttttaaaaaataataattgggAAAAAAAATTTCATACCTTGACATTGCCGAAGTCCAATAGCTTCTCCAAACAAACCAATTCTTCTGTACGTTTCATTTGTTGGACGTTGCAGTCACACTTAACTACTATCTGTTATACAGAACAAATAATGTATTTGCCACATGCACTTATAACTGATAGATTTCAGTGTTAATGTGATGTGATCCAAACTACAAAGGAACTTAACACCTGGGCCATATCTGCATTGCTATTTCTCAGTGCTCTAACTTTTTAGTCTTTCCCATTGAAGGCTAATTAAGAATGGGCACTGGTGAGAGTAATTAACAAATTGCAGGATTGTGAAGTATGGAGGGATGCATGTGGAAATAAAAAATTACATGTTACAGTAGGACTTTACCTCTCGCACTGCTTCAATAGCTTCCTGTAGGTCAGAGGCATCAGTGGGGTCATCAGTTCTCTTAAGGATGTTCTGAAACAATTATGTCAATGTAAGCAAATTATGGATATTTCAACAAGCATCCCCATGCTGTTATGAGCATACTGAGAGTAGGTGGTTTTAAGTATGTCCAGTTATTGCATTTGGAAAGTTTACCTCCAGAATAAGTCTTAATCTTGTAATCCTTTGGAAGGGAAGCACCAAGAAAGACTTGAGTGTTTGTCTCTGGCAAAGTGGATCTTTCTCCAACTTTTTCAGGGTCATTGCAAATTTCTTATTTTCCTGTCTAAAGAGAAATTACAATTTTGCTTAAATGATTATTGACCAGTTCTGATGAAATGGAATTCATGAAAATAGAGAATGAACAGAACTAACAAAAGTTTTGCAACAAGGGCCTCCTGGTACATCATGTTGGTGACATACGGCACATAGACTTGACGAAATGCTGATCTGTGTTTCAACACAACATCACCGACCTTGGACATCACCACATTTTGACCAAATCGAGTCTCCAGGTCTAGAAGGAATCTAAACAGGGCAAAAGAGCTTGTTTCAGAGCTAGATTTTTGAAGACCAGTACAGCAGTTGCTAATGTGATGTACATACGGTCCTTACCCCTCACTTACGCGGCAGACCTCTTTAAGGTTGGAAAACAGAACGTGATTCTGGACTGGAGATACTGTACGCTTCAGCTCTGAAGAGCACTGAAATAGACCAACTGCTACAAGCAAACTCTTCTGATATGAGGCTTCTGATACAATCAGTTCAAACATGGcctatgcaaaaaaaaaaagtacaacaaaATTTTAAAGCATTCCTTTGATACGAGGTTTGATAGAAGTATCTGCCAACAGACTATTGAAAGCTCCACCTCCTGCAGCCGAATGTCTTTGGCCGTAAGCATGTCCGCCAAGTTCTGCCGCTTAACTTCTGGCATCTCCTGCCACAGGGCATATGGTCTCACATGCATCCCTGTAGGGCTTGGCACAGGAGCTGGGctgagtggagagggagaggacatACCAGCAAGCGGCTGTGACGGCACAGGCTCTGCCAGAATTTTTGGTTTCACCTTTTGCAGGTCTGTTTTCAGACATTTCAGCCAGTACTCCTGATACAGAGGCACTGCTacagagggaaagggagagcaGGTCTGGCTTTGTAATTCACAGAATAATGGAaaatatttattacaaaaaaaaaaaaaaaaaactatatgcacttgaacttacaactattaatatattttgatttaagcTCCACTTCAAATGCGTCTTCTTGGAGCATTTCTTGTTGTGTATGATCTGTGTGTCTTTAAACAAAAAGAAAGGGTCGTCAAGCAGTTTCAGAAACATTAGAGTAAAATGAACAGTCAAAGCTGTGGTTTTGCCCATTTTATTGACTAAAGATGAATTTGCATTTGGCCTTTGTACCTAGGCTGCTTGGAAGTGCAACCTAAACTATCCTCAAATGGGTTCAGAATCAGAAAAACTTTATTGAGCCCAGGGAAAATTGAAGTCATCATCCTACCGTTTGTCCTTATCTTGTCCATAGCCTTCGGAAGGAGAATCTAGAGGTTTTTGATTCTCTTCAGTAAAGACTGATGAAGTCTGTAAGAAAAGACCTTGAAGACTCCAGGACTCTGCGTTTGCAATCGCCCTAAGAGCATCAGCAATCCCACCAAACGTCCTAAAAACGAGATAAGCCGACGACTCAGTTCAAAGTTCACGGCAAACACGAGATTTAACTTGATCATTCGTAGTAAAGATCTTGTCACATTGTATACGATACGTTATACTTGAACGCACTATTTAAACAACCTACCCAAAAATCCCTTCTGACGTCTCCGTGTTTTCGAGTTGGCATTCATCCATTGTGGTAAGTGCAGAGTTACAAACGGGATCGCTGTAGGTTTCGTATGCCTAAGAGAAATACCGGAAACTCATTATCTTCAAGTATATTGCGAATACTGCCACGTTAAATTTTATGTTAAAATGTCTTATAAGGCTTAACTGGTTACTTTCACAAAAGTTTGTAAACTTTGTCAGCAATCACATTGCGCCGCATGCTGTTCTGTATCAAGCATGTGTTGTGTTAGACGTACAACTTAACACCATAGATCTAACGCGTTATATTGGAGGTTCGCTTATTTTCTGAAATCCAAGACTTACCATTTGGATTTTGTATGCTGTTTTAAAAGCCAAATAGGACCACTGACCTAGCCAGTGCTCGATGCCGGGTTCTGGATTGTAGTGGGTCGTTCTCAGGCGTGGTTAATTGATTAACTAAAAGAATTTAAATACGTCATCTGGAGGGTTTAAATTCAATTGATTATTGGTTTGCACTTAAAACCTTGTATGTGCGTGTATAGATGGCTTAGTTATTCAGTTGCACAATGAAACGCTTTCATGTCGAATTATAAAGAACCACCTTttactttatttgttttttttaactgtataCAAGATTAAAGTA from Brachyhypopomus gauderio isolate BG-103 chromosome 8, BGAUD_0.2, whole genome shotgun sequence harbors:
- the LOC143521557 gene encoding rho guanine nucleotide exchange factor 19 isoform X3, giving the protein MAYETYSDPVCNSALTTMDECQLENTETSEGIFGTFGGIADALRAIANAESWSLQGLFLQTSSVFTEENQKPLDSPSEGYGQDKDKRHTDHTQQEMLQEDAFEVELKSKYINSSVPLYQEYWLKCLKTDLQKVKPKILAEPVPSQPLAGMSSPSPLSPAPVPSPTGMHVRPYALWQEMPEVKRQNLADMLTAKDIRLQEAMFELIVSEASYQKSLLVAVGLFQCSSELKRTVSPVQNHVLFSNLKEVCRVSEGFLLDLETRFGQNVVMSKVGDVVLKHRSAFRQVYVPYVTNMMYQEALVAKLLQENKKFAMTLKKLEKDPLCQRQTLKSFLVLPFQRITRLRLILENILKRTDDPTDASDLQEAIEAVREIVVKCDCNVQQMKRTEELVCLEKLLDFGNVKSIPLIASGRHLIRAGPLKKLTIKSNSTVSRTDIYLHLFNDLLLFSVKSGHRFSVQDHAVFPAHVRVEELKTRMLGLPPDVFFLHLAHNHSRAATAFLLAAQTRLEKETWVQLLSSQKGTGNASMNCFRDQNGSTSVFY
- the LOC143521557 gene encoding rho guanine nucleotide exchange factor 19 isoform X5; its protein translation is MDECQLENTETSEGIFGTFGGIADALRAIANAESWSLQGLFLQTSSVFTEENQKPLDSPSEGYGQDKDKRHTDHTQQEMLQEDAFEVELKSKYINSSVPLYQEYWLKCLKTDLQKVKPKILAEPVPSQPLAGMSSPSPLSPAPVPSPTGMHVRPYALWQEMPEVKRQNLADMLTAKDIRLQEAMFELIVSEASYQKSLLVAVGLFQCSSELKRTVSPVQNHVLFSNLKEVCRVSEGFLLDLETRFGQNVVMSKVGDVVLKHRSAFRQVYVPYVTNMMYQEALVAKLLQENKKFAMTLKKLEKDPLCQRQTLKSFLVLPFQRITRLRLILENILKRTDDPTDASDLQEAIEAVREIVVKCDCNVQQMKRTEELVCLEKLLDFGNVKSIPLIASGRHLIRAGPLKKLTIKSNSTVSRTDIYLHLFNDLLLFSVKSGHRFSVQDHAVFPAHVRVEELKTRMLGLPPDVFFLHLAHNHSRAATAFLLAAQTRLEKETWVQLLSSQKGTGNASMNCFRDQNGSTSVFY
- the LOC143521557 gene encoding rho guanine nucleotide exchange factor 19 isoform X1: MGQRHERTTAPRRSQTKSWQRLYTDPYRTAAYETYSDPVCNSALTTMDECQLENTETSEGIFGTFGGIADALRAIANAESWSLQGLFLQTSSVFTEENQKPLDSPSEGYGQDKDKRHTDHTQQEMLQEDAFEVELKSKYINSSVPLYQEYWLKCLKTDLQKVKPKILAEPVPSQPLAGMSSPSPLSPAPVPSPTGMHVRPYALWQEMPEVKRQNLADMLTAKDIRLQEAMFELIVSEASYQKSLLVAVGLFQCSSELKRTVSPVQNHVLFSNLKEVCRVSEGFLLDLETRFGQNVVMSKVGDVVLKHRSAFRQVYVPYVTNMMYQEALVAKLLQENKKFAMTLKKLEKDPLCQRQTLKSFLVLPFQRITRLRLILENILKRTDDPTDASDLQEAIEAVREIVVKCDCNVQQMKRTEELVCLEKLLDFGNVKSIPLIASGRHLIRAGPLKKLTIKSNSTVSRTDIYLHLFNDLLLFSVKSGHRFSVQDHAVFPAHVRVEELKTRMLGLPPDVFFLHLAHNHSRAATAFLLAAQTRLEKETWVQLLSSQKGTGNASMNCFRDQNGSTSVFY
- the LOC143521557 gene encoding rho guanine nucleotide exchange factor 19 isoform X2, which encodes MGQRHERTTAPRRSQTKSWQRLYTDPYRTAAYETYSDPVCNSALTTMDECQLENTETSEGIFGTFGGIADALRAIANAESWSLQGLFLQTSSVFTEENQKPLDSPSEGYGQDKDKRHTDHTQQEMLQEDAFEVELKSKYINSSVPLYQEYWLKCLKTDLQKVKPKILAEPVPSQPLAGMSSPSPLSPAPVPSPTGMHVRPYALWQEMPEVKRQNLADMLTAKDIRLQEAMFELIVSEASYQKSLLVAVGLFQCSSELKRTVSPVQNHVLFSNLKEVCRVSEGFLLDLETRFGQNVVMSKVGDVVLKHRSAFRQVYVPYVTNMMYQEALVAKLLQENKKFAMTLKKLEKDPLCQRQTLKSFLVLPFQRITRLRLILENILKRTDDPTDASDLQEAIEAVREIVVKCDCNVQQMKRTEELVCLEKLLDFGNVKSIPLIASGRHLIRAGPLKKLTIKSNSTVSRTDIYLHLFNDLLLFSVKSGHRFSVQDHAVFPAHVRVEELKTRMLGLPPDVFFLHLAHNHSRAATAFLLAAQTRLEKETWVQLLSSQKGTGV